The Coffea arabica cultivar ET-39 chromosome 1e, Coffea Arabica ET-39 HiFi, whole genome shotgun sequence genome has a window encoding:
- the LOC113709376 gene encoding 3-ketoacyl-CoA synthase 12-like, which translates to MDVYFMLLYCLPLFYFFLFLLKIIDRRRHQSCYILDYECYKPTDDRMLSTRFSGEVIRRNKNLGLLEYKFLLKAIVRSGIGEQTYAPRMVFHNREECPTQDDGIEEMEEFFYDCIDKVLKRNGISPSEIDVLVVNISMLAAVPSLSARIVNHYKMRDNIKTYNLTGMGCSASLISVNIVQNIFKTQKNLYALVIASESLSPNWYPGNDRSMILANCLFRSGGCAILLTNKVALRNKAMFKLKCLVRTHHGARDEAYDCCIQKEDDQGRVGFHLGKNLPKAATRAFVDNLKEIAPKILPIRELLRFTVVSFIWKRMRSNTKDGSSSSSRPVINFKAGVEHFCIHTGGKAVIDGIGQSLNLTEYDLEPARMTLHRFGNTSASSLWYVLGYMEAKKRLKKGDRVFMISFGAGFKCNSCLWEVVRDVGGRNAWEDCINSYPPKTLTNPFLEKYGWIQNHEDPDTFYVPEDYVIP; encoded by the coding sequence ATGGATGTTTACTTCATGTTGTTATACTGTCTTCCTCTCTTTTATTTCTTCCTCTTTCTCTTGAAAATTATTGATCGAAGGAGACACCAGTCTTGTTACATATTAGACTATGAATGCTACAAACCAACCGATGATAGAATGCTCAGCACTCGGTTCTCTGGTGAAGTCATAAGAAGAAACAAGAACCTCGGCCTCCTCGAGTACAAATTCCTCTTGAAAGCCATTGTTAGATCCGGCATTGGTGAACAAACATATGCACCAAGAATGGTCTTCCACAACAGAGAAGAGTGCCCTACTCAAGATGATGGGATCGAAGAGATGGAGGAATTTTTCTATGATTGCATTGACAAAGTTTTGAAGAGGAACGGCATTTCGCCGTCCGAGATTGATGTGCTAGTGGTGAATATTTCCATGTTAGCTGCGGTCCCATCTCTATCAGCTAGAATTGTCAATCATTATAAGATGAGGGACAACATCAAGACCTACAATCTCACTGGTATGGGATGCAGTGCAAGTCTGATATCGGTCAACATTGTCCAGAACATATTCAAGACTCAAAAGAATTTGTATGCCCTTGTCATAGCATCAGAGTCGTTGAGTCCTAATTGGTATCCAGGAAATGACAGATCCATGATACTAGCAAACTGTTTGTTCAGATCAGGTGGTTGTGCGATTCTTTTGACTAATAAGGTGGCTTTGAGGAACAAAGCCATGTTTAAATTGAAATGTCTAGTGAGAACTCATCATGGAGCAAGGGATGAAGCCTATGATTGTTGCATACAGAAGGAGGATGATCAAGGCCGCGTAGGGTTTCACCTCGGCAAGAATTTGCCAAAGGCAGCCACACGTGCTTTTGTCGATAATTTGAAGGAAATAGCACCCAAGATATTGCCTATCAGAGAGCTTCTACGGTTCACGGTAGTTTCTTTCATCTGGAAGAGGATGAGAAGTAACACCAAAGATggaagcagcagcagcagcaggccAGTTATTAATTTCAAGGCTGGTGTGGAACATTTTTGCATTCACACCGGAGGAAAGGCGGTGATCGATGGGATAGGGCAGAGTCTGAATCTGACCGAGTACGATTTAGAGCCAGCAAGAATGACTCTCCATCGATTTGGGAATACTTCTGCTAGTAGCTTGTGGTATGTTTTGGGGTACATGGAGGCTAAAAAGAGGCTGAAGAAAGGTGATAGAGTTTTTATGATTAGCTTTGGAGCTGGATTTAAGTGTAACAGTTGTTTGTGGGAGGTGGTAAGAGATGTGGGTGGTCGGAATGCATGGGAAGACTGCATTAATAGCTATCCACCTAAAACCCTAACCAACCCTTTCTTGGAGAAGTACGGGTGGATCCAAAATCATGAGGATCCAGACACCTTTTACGTTCCTGAAGACTATGTCATCCCATGA